One window of the Passer domesticus isolate bPasDom1 chromosome 14, bPasDom1.hap1, whole genome shotgun sequence genome contains the following:
- the CSK gene encoding tyrosine-protein kinase CSK, with protein MSGMQAVWPSGTECIAKYNFHGTAEQDLPFSKGDVLTIVAVTKDPNWYKAKNKVGREGIIPANYVQKREGVKAGIKLSLMPWFHGKITREQAERLLYPPETGLFLVRESTNYPGDYTLCVSCEGKVEHYRIIYSSSKLSIDEEVYFENLMQLVEHYTTDADGLCTRLIKPKLMEGTVAAQDEFSRSGWALNMKDLKLLQIIGKGEFGDVMLGDYRGNKVAVKCIKNDATAQAFLAEASVMTQLRHSNLVQLLGVIVEEKSGLYIVTEYMAKGSLVDYLRSRGRSVLGADCLLKFSLDVCEAMEYLEANNFVHRDLAARNVLVSEDNIAKVSDFGLTKEASSTQDTGKLPVKWTAPEALREKKFSTKSDVWSFGILLWEIYSFGRVPYPRIPLKDVVPRVEKGYKMDAPDGCPAVVYEVMKKCWTLDPGHRPSFHQLREQLVHIKEKELYL; from the exons ATGTCAGGGATGCAG gccGTGTGGCCGTCCGGTACAGAATGTATCGCCAAGTACAACTTCCACGGTACCGCCGAGCAGGACCTGCCCTTCAGCAAAGGAGACGTGCTCACCATCGTGGCTGTCACCAAG gatCCCAACTGGTACAAGGCGAAGAACAaggtgggcagggagggcatCATTCCTGCTAACTACGTCCAGAAGAGGGAAGGGGTCAAAGCTGGCATCAAGCTCAGCCTCATGCC GTGGTTCCACGGGAAGATCACGCGGGAGCAGGCGGAGCGGCTGCTGTACCCGCCCGAGACGGGGCTGTTCCTGGTGCGGGAGAGCACCAACTACCCCGGCGACTACACGCTGTGCGTCAGCTGCGAGGGCAAGGTGGAGCACTACCGCATCATCTACTCCTCCAGCAAGCTCAGCATCGACGAGGAGGTCTACTTCGAGAACCTCATGCAGCTGGTGGAG CATTACACCACGGACGCAGACGGGCTCTGCACCCGCCTCATCAAACCCAAGCTGATGGAGGGCACGGTGGCAGCGCAGGACGAGTTCTCCCGCA GCGGCTGGGCCCTCAACATGAAGGACCTCAAGTTGCTACAGATCATTGGCAAAGGGGAATTCGGAG ACGTGATGCTGGGGGATTACCGGGGGAACAAAGTCGCCGTGAAGTGCATTAAAAACGACGCCACAGCGCAGGCCTTCCTGGCAGAGGCATCTGTCATGAC GCAGCTCCGACACAGCAACctggtgcagctgctgggggtgATTGTGGAGGAGAAGAGTGGCCTTTACATCGTCACCGAGTACATGGCCAAG GGCAGCCTAGTAGACTACCTGCGGTCGCGCGGGCGGTCGGTGCTCGGGGCAGACTGTCTGCTCAAGTTCTCCTT AGACGTCTGTGAAGCCATGGAGTACCTGGAAGCCAACAACTTCGTGCACCGGGACCTGGCGGCCAGGAACGTGCTGGTCTCGGAGGACAACATCGCCAAGGTCAGCGATTTCGGGCTCACCAAGGAAGCCTCCTCCACACAGGACACGGGCAAGCTGCCTGTCAAGTGGACAGCACCAGAAGCACTTAGAGAAAAG AAATTCTCCACCAAGTCGGACGTGTGGAGCTTCGGGATCCTCCTCTGGGAAATCTACTCCTTCGGGCGAGTGCCTTATCCGAGAATT CCCCTGAAGGACGTGGTGCCCCGCGTGGAGAAGGGCTACAAGATGGATGCTCCGGACGGTTGTCCGGCCGTCGTCTACGAGGTGATGAAGAAGTGCTGGACGCTGGACCCCGGCCACCGGCCGTCCTTCCACCAGCTCCGGGAACAGCTAGTGCATATCAAAGAGAAGGAGCTCTACCTGTGA
- the LOC135280787 gene encoding cytochrome P450 1A5-like: MWPAALPGAVSASEALLVAAVFCLVFLLLQRLQAAVPEGLRRPPGPRGYPVLGNVLELRRDPHLALTRLSRRYGDVMEVRIGTRPVLVLSGLDTIRQALVKQGDDFMGRPDLYSFRFVTDGQSLTFGPDSGEVWKARRKLAQSALKSFSTAPSPTSSCSCLLEEHVSKEAEYLVSKFLQVMEEQKRFEPHRYLVVSVANVICAMCFGKRYEHEDQELLSLVNSTKEFTDVAAAGNPADFIPVLRYLPSRSMRLFIDFNRYFVSFLQKRVKEHYETYDENNIRDITDSLIEQCLDKKTGTNTATQIPKEKIVNLVNDLFGAGFDTVTTALSWSLMYLVTNPNIQKKIQEELDRTIGRERRPRLSDRGTLPYTEAFILEMFRHSSFLPFAIPHSTTKDTVLNGYFIPKDRCVFVNQWQVNHDEKLWKDPETFNPERFLSADGTKVNKEDGEKVLVFGLGKRRCIGENIARWQVFLFLATLLQQLEFSVCEGGRVDMTPLYGLSLKHKRCEHFQVRQRFPTKGRS, translated from the exons ATGTGGCCGGCGGCTCTCCCCGGCGCGGTGTCGGCCAGCGAGGCGCTGCTGGTGGCCGCGGTGTTCTGCCtggtgttcctgctgctgcagcggcTGCAGGCGGCCGTGCCCGAGGGGCTGCGGCGGCCGCCGGGCCCGCGGGGCTATCCCGTGCTGGGGAACGTGCTGGAGCTGCGGCGGGACCCGCACCTGGCGCTGACGCGGCTGAGCCGGCGCTACGGGGACGTGATGGAGGTGCGCATCGGCACGCGGCCCGTGCTGGTGCTCAGCGGGCTGGACACCATCCGCCAAGCCCTGGTCAAGCAAGGAGACGACTTCATGGGGAGACCCGACCTCTACAGCTTCCGCTTTGTCACGGACGGGCAGAGCCTGACGTTCGGCCCCGACTCCGGGGAGGTGTGGAAAGCGCGCAGGAAGCTGGCCCAGAGCGCCCTGAAGAGCTTCTCcaccgcccccagccccacgtCGTCgtgcagctgcctgctggaggaGCACGTCTCCAAGGAGGCCGAGTACCTGGTCAGCAAGTTCCTTCAGGTGATGGAGGAGCAGAAGAGGTTTGAGCCCCACCGGTATCTGGTGGTGTCGGTGGCCAATGTCATCTGCGCCATGTGCTTCGGGAAGCGCTACGAGCACGaggaccaggagctgctcagcctggtgAATTCCACCAAGGAGTTCACTGACGTGGCTGCCGCTGGCAACCCCGCCGACTTCATCCCCGTGCTGCGCTACCTGCCCAGCCGCAGCATGAGGCTGTTCATAGACTTCAACAGGTACTTCGTCAGCTTCCTGCAGAAGAGGGTCAAGGAGCACTACGAGACCTACGACGAG aACAACATCCGGGACATCACGGACTCCCTCATTGAGCAGTGCCTGGACAAAAAAACGGGAACAAACACGGCCACGCAGATCCCCAAGGAGAAGATCGTCAACCTCGTGAATGACCTTTTTGGAGCAG GCTTCGACACCGTAACCACAGCCCTGTCCTGGAGCCTCATGTACCTTGTGACGAACCCCAACATCCAGAAGAAGatccaggaggagctgg ACCGCACCAtcgggcgggagcggcggccgcggcTGTCGGACCGGGGCACGCTGCCCTACACGGAAGCCTTCATCCTGGAGATGTTCAGGCattcctccttcctgcccttcGCCATCCCACACAG CACCACCAAGGACACGGTGTTGAACGGCTACTTCATCCCAAAGGATCGCTGCGTGTTCGTCAACCAGTGGCAAGTGAACCACGACGA GAAGCTTTGGAAGGACCCAGAAACCTTCAACCCCGAGCGTTTCCTCAGCGCAGACGGGACCAAAGTGAACAAGGAGGACGGGGAGAAGGTGCTGGTGTTTggcctggggaagaggaggtgCATCGGGGAGAACATTGCCAGGTGGCAGGTGTTCCTCTTCCTGGCCacgctgctccagcagctggagttCAGCGTCTGCGAGGGCGGCAGGGTGGACATGACCCCGCTCTACGGACTGTCCCTGAAGCACAAGAGGTGTGAGCACTTCCAGGTCAGGCAGCGCTTCCCCACgaagggcaggagctga